In Actinomycetota bacterium, a single window of DNA contains:
- a CDS encoding DUF2087 domain-containing protein, with protein MDASPGPRELVALLAEPDRLRALAAVALGAATLPEVAERAELEPRAAARALSRLVAGGLLDGESGKGYRVRTEVLRAAAIPPAPAAGAAPADEPEDAVLRRFVHDGRLLAMPAARGKRLVVLDHLAGLFEPGRRYPEPVVNELLGRYHPDYAMLRRYLVDDGFLAREDVPAPSGRASVKVYWRTGGTVDLAAPTSS; from the coding sequence ATGGACGCGTCACCCGGGCCACGTGAGCTGGTGGCCCTGCTGGCCGAGCCGGACCGGCTCCGGGCCCTGGCCGCGGTCGCGCTCGGCGCCGCGACCCTGCCCGAGGTGGCCGAACGGGCCGAGCTGGAGCCCCGGGCCGCCGCCCGGGCCCTCAGCCGGCTGGTGGCCGGCGGGCTGCTCGACGGCGAGTCCGGCAAGGGGTACCGGGTCCGGACCGAGGTCCTCCGGGCGGCGGCCATCCCGCCGGCCCCGGCGGCCGGCGCCGCCCCGGCCGACGAGCCGGAGGACGCGGTGCTGCGCCGCTTCGTCCACGACGGCCGTCTGCTGGCCATGCCGGCGGCGCGGGGCAAGCGGCTGGTCGTGCTCGACCACCTGGCCGGGCTGTTCGAGCCCGGGCGGCGCTACCCCGAGCCGGTGGTGAACGAGCTGCTCGGCCGCTACCACCCCGACTACGCCATGCTCCGGCGCTACCTGGTCGACGACGGGTTCCTCGCCCGGGAGGACGTGCCGGCGCCCTCCGGGAGGGCCTCGGTCAAGGTCTACTGGCGGACCGGCGGGACGGTCGACCTGGCCGCGCCTA